The proteins below come from a single Isoptericola dokdonensis DS-3 genomic window:
- a CDS encoding ABC transporter substrate-binding protein — translation MKKSRLMAGVVAGLVIASTAACSSGAGGGDESEGLTFMFRGGEDEKAAYQAAIDRFTEETGVEVEVIVTDADQYATKLQAAIAGNTVPDVFYIEQANLQSYVNNGILMDITDQVAEQDVDLENIWEFGVNSYRYDGTLQGTSEGRLYGLPKDVGPFGFGYNKTMLEEAGIELPDADEPLTWDEWLPILTELTKDTDGDGEIDQWGTGLNVQWNLQSFVWSNGGDWTNEDRTQVTVDTPEFAEALQFFTDLTTEHAVTPNPEQAQTMDTYQRFMAGEIGFFPVAPWDLSVYNELDFDYDVIPWPVGSTGETATWVGSLGIGVSTTTDMPDEAVKLVTYLSADEEAQQTLVDANIQIPNRIDTAQEWASAPDAQPANRQEYLDIVEDYGRAMPAAFTYGAQWYDELWVNIQPVVDGDQPAAEYLAEVQPRMQALLDESNAQAEAAAAQNNG, via the coding sequence ATGAAGAAGTCACGCCTGATGGCCGGTGTCGTCGCCGGTCTCGTCATCGCCAGCACCGCTGCCTGCAGCTCCGGCGCCGGCGGTGGCGACGAGTCCGAAGGTCTCACCTTCATGTTCCGCGGCGGTGAGGACGAGAAGGCCGCCTACCAGGCCGCCATCGACCGCTTCACCGAGGAGACCGGCGTCGAGGTGGAGGTCATCGTCACGGACGCCGACCAGTACGCCACCAAGCTCCAGGCCGCCATCGCCGGCAACACCGTGCCCGACGTGTTCTACATCGAGCAGGCCAACCTCCAGTCTTACGTCAACAACGGCATCCTCATGGACATCACCGACCAGGTGGCCGAGCAGGACGTCGACCTCGAGAACATCTGGGAGTTCGGCGTGAACTCCTACCGCTACGACGGCACCCTCCAGGGGACCTCCGAGGGCCGCCTCTACGGCCTGCCCAAGGACGTCGGACCGTTCGGCTTCGGCTACAACAAGACCATGCTCGAGGAGGCGGGGATCGAGCTGCCCGACGCCGACGAGCCCCTGACCTGGGACGAGTGGCTGCCGATCCTCACCGAGCTCACGAAGGACACCGACGGCGACGGCGAGATCGACCAGTGGGGCACCGGGCTCAACGTCCAGTGGAACCTCCAGTCGTTCGTGTGGAGCAACGGCGGTGACTGGACCAACGAGGACAGGACGCAGGTCACGGTCGACACCCCGGAGTTCGCCGAGGCGCTGCAGTTCTTCACGGACCTCACCACCGAGCACGCGGTGACGCCGAACCCCGAGCAGGCGCAGACCATGGACACCTACCAGCGGTTCATGGCGGGCGAGATCGGCTTCTTCCCCGTCGCGCCGTGGGACCTGAGCGTCTACAACGAGCTCGACTTCGACTACGACGTCATCCCCTGGCCGGTGGGCTCCACCGGTGAGACCGCGACCTGGGTCGGCTCGCTCGGCATCGGCGTGTCCACCACCACCGACATGCCCGACGAGGCCGTGAAGCTGGTGACCTACCTGTCCGCGGACGAGGAGGCGCAGCAGACGCTGGTCGACGCCAACATCCAGATCCCGAACCGGATCGACACCGCGCAGGAGTGGGCGTCCGCGCCCGACGCGCAGCCGGCCAACCGCCAGGAGTACCTGGACATCGTCGAGGACTACGGCCGCGCCATGCCGGCCGCGTTCACCTACGGTGCGCAGTGGTACGACGAGCTCTGGGTGAACATCCAGCCCGTCGTCGACGGCGACCAGCCCGCCGCGGAGTACCTCGCCGAGGTCCAGCCGCGCATGCAGGCGCTCCTCGACGAGTCGAACGCGCAGGCCGAGGCCGCCGCCGCGCAGAACAACGGCTGA
- a CDS encoding carbohydrate ABC transporter permease has protein sequence MTSATTPAAVGLGTAARKKAARRTPAPQDGGSTKLHRIERRWALLFVAAPVIGYLLFVLYPTGYALVASFTRWNGLGAMQFVGLDNYVALLSDERFHLSLYNTFFYMLGIPIGLALSLALALAMNRRLVGRAAFRTIYYIPVISSLAAIAILWQWAYNGDFGLVNQFLAFFGIEGPNWLADATWSKPAIIMMAVWKGLGYSMLLYLAAIQSVPRSLYEAASLDGAGAWQRFRAITLPMVQPVTFFLVVTNIIAGAMIFTEIQIMTPTGGPEYSTASTVFHIWQQAFKYQQMGYATAMAIVLGVLILLITLIQFRLNKRSSFVID, from the coding sequence ATGACCTCCGCCACCACTCCCGCCGCGGTCGGACTGGGGACGGCCGCCCGCAAGAAGGCGGCCCGGCGCACGCCGGCCCCGCAGGACGGGGGCTCGACCAAGCTGCACCGGATCGAGCGTCGCTGGGCGCTGCTGTTCGTCGCCGCGCCCGTCATCGGGTACCTCCTGTTCGTCCTGTACCCGACGGGGTACGCCCTCGTCGCGTCGTTCACCCGCTGGAACGGCCTCGGGGCGATGCAGTTCGTGGGGCTCGACAACTACGTCGCGCTCCTGAGCGACGAACGGTTCCACCTGTCGCTCTACAACACGTTCTTCTACATGCTCGGCATCCCGATCGGGCTGGCGCTGTCGCTCGCGCTGGCCCTGGCGATGAACCGCCGGCTCGTCGGGCGTGCCGCGTTCCGCACCATCTACTACATCCCCGTGATCAGCTCGCTGGCCGCCATCGCGATCCTCTGGCAGTGGGCCTACAACGGCGACTTCGGGCTCGTGAACCAGTTCCTGGCGTTCTTCGGCATCGAGGGCCCGAACTGGCTCGCGGACGCCACCTGGTCCAAGCCGGCCATCATCATGATGGCGGTCTGGAAGGGCCTCGGGTACTCGATGCTGCTGTACCTGGCGGCCATCCAGTCGGTCCCCCGGTCGTTGTACGAGGCCGCGTCGCTCGACGGCGCCGGCGCCTGGCAGCGGTTCCGGGCGATCACCCTGCCGATGGTGCAGCCCGTGACGTTCTTCCTGGTGGTCACCAACATCATCGCCGGGGCCATGATCTTCACCGAGATCCAGATCATGACGCCGACGGGCGGGCCCGAGTACTCGACGGCCTCCACGGTGTTCCACATCTGGCAGCAGGCCTTCAAGTACCAGCAGATGGGCTACGCGACCGCCATGGCGATCGTGCTGGGGGTCCTGATCCTCCTCATCACGCTCATCCAGTTCCGTCTGAACAAGCGCAGCAGCTTCGTCATCGACTGA